A genomic region of Branchiostoma lanceolatum isolate klBraLanc5 chromosome 4, klBraLanc5.hap2, whole genome shotgun sequence contains the following coding sequences:
- the LOC136434113 gene encoding uncharacterized protein, whose product MLFGDQLPLYNASCPNSTLNRGVEWSSIQARERELERLFLVFINDIKELPCSSNINCFADDTSLSNSGPTAQVVASTTNTDLQLVSTWFLDWGLQLHPDKCKVLCIKSPRSRVQLPPIYIAGQIVEEVPFYTHLGATIHQTLRWTEHVQTTSNKARRTLGFLWKLRDKLSREALEVAYNTMVRPKLEYAAVLFGDLPCSASKILERVQYQAGCLITGAPRRTPSSIVLQELEWDSLSTRRHFHSLILMYKLVKGLVPPHLQPLTPVTRGERTHVQLRNSGHLHLPRCRTQIYKSSFIPHASRLWNQLPQVVKEAPSLSTFKNSCKAHLLTQPRHQARRRNGPRLDNILAARRRMDQCL is encoded by the exons ATGTTGTTTGGTGACCAGCTGCCTCTGTATAACGCCAGCTGTCCTAATTCTACCCTTAACCGTGGCGTCGAATGGTCGAGTATCCAGGCTAGGGAACGCGAATTAGAGAG GCTGTTCCTTGTGTTCATCAACGACATAAAAGAACTGCCCTGCTCCTCCAACATCAACTGCTTCGCGGACGACACGTCGCTCTCCAATTCTGGACCTACTGCCCAGGTGGTGGCCAGCACAACAAACACCGACCTTCAGCTCGTGTCCACTTGGTTCCTCGACTGGGGACTTCAGTTACATCCGGATAAATGCAAGGTCCTCTGCATCAAGTCCCCTCGCAGCAGAGTACAGCTCCCCCCTATCTATATCGCAGGACAGATTGTTGAAGAAGTGCCCTTCTATACCCACCTAGGTGCCACCATCCACCAGACCTTACGCTGGACCGAACACGTCCAGACCACATCCAACAAGGCCAGGAGAACCCTGGGATTTCTGTGGAAACTCCGCGACAAGCTATCCCGGGAGGCTCTTGAGGTGGCGTACAACACAATGGTTAGACCCAAACTCGAATATGCCGCGGTACTGTTTGGGGACCTACCTTGTTCTGCAAGCAAGATACTGGAGAGAGTTCAGTACCAAGCAGGCTGCCTTATCACTGGAGCCCCGAGACGTACACCCTCCAGCATTGTCTTGCAGGAGCTCGAATGGGACTCTCTATCTACCAGACGACACTTTCACTCCTTGATTCTTATGTACAAGCTGGTGAAAGGTCTAGTCCCACCCCACCTACAACCGCTGACACCTGTCACACGAGGGGAACGAACGCATGTACAGCTCCGTAACTCTGGGCACCTCCACTTGCCTCGCTGCAGGACCCAGATCTACAAGTCAAGTTTCATACCCCACGCATCCAGACTCTGGAACCAGTTGCCTCAGGTAGTGAAGGAAGCGCCCAGTCTGAGCACTTTTAAGAACTCGTGCAAGGCTCACCTTCTGACTCAGCCGAGGCATCAGGCACGAAGAAGAAACGGCCCCAGACTTGATAACATCCTGGCGGCCAGACGCCGCATGGACCAGTGTTTGTAG